TTTATCCCTCTTTTTGATATTTTACGAAGAATACCCTTTTCAATCAATGTCTGGGGACTCACCTTTTCTCCGGTTTTAAACTTTTTCTCTATATCAGTTAAATTCAAAATCTCGGGTTTCGGCTTCTTGAATTTCGGCTTTGAACCCAAACGATGGCCTCTTAATTTAGGATATCTTTTAATCAACTCTCGGATTGCCGGCTGGAATCTTCTGCCTGCTCTGGATCTCTGTCCCTTCATGCCCTTTCCAGAATAAGTGCCTCTTTTGCCTCCGCGGCCGACTCTTTTTGATTTTTTTGATTTGCCAATCGGCTTTAATTCGTGCAATTGCATAATTTTATTTTGTTTTCGGACTTTTAACTTTCAGCTTTCTCAATGCGAGAATAGCTGCCTGGGCGTTGTTCAGCTTGTTTCCGGTCCTGCCCAGAATCTTGGAAGAAATGTTCTTTATACCGGCCAAAGTGCAGATGACTCTGACCACTCCTCCAGCTACCAAACCCCTGCCTTTTCTCTGGGGTTTTAACATAACCTGGGCTGCTCCGAATTTGGCATAGCTCTCGTGGGGAATAGTATCTTCAACTATCGGAACTTGAATCAGATTTTTCTTGGCAAGCCTTGTCGCTTTTTCAACTGCCTGAGCTACGTCCAATCCTTTTGATACGCCGACTCCTATCTTGCCCTGTTTGTTTCCGACAACAACCACTGCCCTGAATCTGAGACGCTTGCCGCCGGCCGTTACCCTGGTTACCCTGGCCAAATCCAAAAGCTTAGAATCAAACTCATCCCTTATCCTTTCTACTCTGTTTCTTCTAAATTTATCTCTCATCATAATTTTAAAAAATTAATCCTCCTTCTCTAGCGCCCTCAGCCAATTCTTTCACTTGGCCGTGATATTTGTAACCTCCCCTGTCAAAAACAACCTTTTCAATTTTCAAATCTTTGGCTTTTTTGGCGATTGCTTTGCCGATTTCTTTAGCTTTGCCTTCTTTAATTTTTTTAAAATCCGAATCACTGGCAGAAGCCACTGTCTTGCCCTTTTCATCATCAATCAGCTGAGCATAGATATGCTTGCCAGATTTAAAAACGCAAAGTCTGGGTTTTCCTTTTGTTCCAAAAACCCTGGCTCTTATCTTTTTGTGGCGTTTTTGCCTTTTTTGCTGTTTAGCCAACATATAATTATTTGCCGCCGGCTGTCACTACTTTCTTGCCGACTTTTCTCCTGATTATTTCGCCCTGATACTTTAACCCTTTTCCCTTATATGGTTCGGCCGGCTTAACTTTCCTTAAAATTGAAGCGAATTGACCAACCAAATCCTTCTTAATTCCGGAAATAGCGATAACGTTCTTTTGCACTGAAACATTAAGACCTTCCGGAATCTTTATCTTTACCGGCTCGCTGAAACCGACAAATAAAGATATCTCCTGGTCAACCATTTCTACTTTAAAACCGACCCCTTCAATCTCCAATTTTTTCTCAAAGTCAGAAACAACTCCTTTAACCATATTCTCTATCATCATTCTTGTCATTCCCCATAAAGATTTTACCTGCTTTGCCTTTCTGCCGGGAATCTTTTTTTCCTCTAATATTTCCTTTTTGGGCAAAACAAATATTTTATCTTCTTTCATTTCAATGCTAATTTCCGGTCGAAAATCTTTTGAAATTTCGCCTTTCGGACCTTTGACCGAAACATTATTCCCCTGTATTTTCACCTCAACTCCCTGCGGTATTAAAATTGGTTTTTTGCCGACTCGCGACGTTAGTTCTACCATATTTCGCATAAAATTTCTCCTCCTCTTTTTTGTTTTCTGGCTTCCTTATCAGTCATCAAACCTTTTGACGTGGAAATGACTGCCATGCCGTGGCCGTCTTTCACTCTTTTTATCCGGGTTGAATTAACGTAAATCCTCTGGCCGGGTTTGGAAACCTTTTTCAATCCGGAAATTGCCGGAATCTTATCTTCGTACTTTAAAGTGATTTCCATGGTTTTCCTGTTTTTCCTGCCTTTTTTATCAATCCCGCTGATAAAGCCTTGCCTCTCCAATAATTTAGCTATCTCGTATTTGAAATTAGAAAAAACAACCTCGACTGTCGGATGATTAACAGCTTGAGCGTTTTTTATTGTATTTAACATGTCTGCTACTGGGTCTGTCATATATTTTTACCAACTGCTTTTTTTAACTCCTGGTATTAATCCTTGATTGGCCATTTCCCTGAAACAAATCCTGCATAATCCGAATTTCCTCATATATGCCCTTTTCCTGCCGCACCTGAAACAGCGCCTGACTATCCGGCTTTTGTATTTTGGCTTTTTCTTTGATTTTTCTATTTGTGATTTTGTCGCCATACCCCGTATATCATCTTCCAGTTACTTCGTAATGCGAAGTGAAAGAAGTTTGTTTTATTATATTAAACTCATTTCTTTGTTTTAAATATTGCATGGGATTATATATATTAAGCATTCTGGAAGTTGTATTACAGGGCATATTTCCTATTTTTTAATGGGAAATCCCAATAATTTAAATAATTCCAATCCTTCTTCTTTGGTTTTAGAATTGGTGGCCACGGTGATTTCCAGACCGAAAATGTTCCTGGCTTTTTCCGGCAGAATTTCAGGAAAAGCAATGTGCTCTTTAATGGCAACGGTTAAATTTCCCTGCCCGTCAACCGAATCCTGGGGAATCCCCCTGAAATCCCTTGTCCTGGGAAGAACAATATTGATAAACCTTTCTAAAAAATCCTGCATTCTTTTTCCCCTTAAGGTAACTTTTGCGCCCAGAGCCATGCCTTCGCGAATCTTGAAACTTGAAATGGCTTTTTTCGCGTAGGTTTTTACAGCTTTCTGGCCGCAAATCAAAGTAAGATCTCCTGCAATAAAATCAGCTGTCTTTTTCTGCTCGTCATTCGTCTTACCAACCACCTGCCTGCCAAAACCAGTGTTAACCACCACCTTCTCCAACCTTGGTACAGCCATAGTGCTCTTGTAACCGAATTTCTCCATCATCTGGGGAATTGCTTCTTTTTTGTATTTTTCGGTTATCTTCATCATAAATTTAAGTTTCCTGGCTGCATTTCTTGCAGACTCTGGCTTTTGATTTCTCACCCTTGGTGTTTGTCGTTAATTTGTATCCTGTTCTTGTCGGCCTGCCGCACTTTGAACAAATCAATTTTACGCTGGAAACGGAAACAACGCCAGGCAAAGTAATAATCTGGCCTTTTTCTCCGGATTTTTTGGGTCTTTTGTGCTTCTTTCTCAAATTAACGCCCTCTACCATCAATCTGTTTTCTTTGGGAAAAACCTGAAGAATTTTTCCTCTTTTTCCCCGATCTTTTCCGGAAACTACTAAAATTGTATCGCCCTTTTTAATCTTCATATAATTTCAGTTGCCAAAGAGGCTATTTTTTCAAAACCTTTTTCCCTGATTTCCCTGGGAATCGGACCGAGAATCCTTCCTCCTTTGGGCTCTTTGGTTTTGGCTTCCAAAATAACAGCCGCGTTTTCATCAAACCTGATATATGTGCCGTCGGCCCTGCGGAAATTCTTTTTCTGACGGACTATCACCGCCCTGACAACCTCGTGCTTTTTGACTATTCTCCTCGGTTCAGCTTCCTTGACCGCGGCCACAATCACGTCGCCTATCTGGGCATAATGCCTTTTCGTTCCTCCTAAAACATGAAAGCACTGGATTATCTTTGCTCCGGTATTGTCAATGATTTTTAATTTTGTTCTTGGTTGAATCATATTTATTTAGCCAATTTTTTAACAACTTTCCATTTTTTGTCTTTGGAAAGCGGCCTGCATTCTTCAATAACAACCTTATCTCCCGGTAAAAAATCCCCTTCCTCAACATGGGCTTTGTAGTTCTTGTGTACCCTGAATCTTCTTTTGTATTTGGGATGCTCTTTCAATCTTTCAATTCTGACGACAACCGTCTTTTGCATCTTATTTGAAATGATATTTCCGATTAATTGTTTCTTTGGCATAGTTATTTGGCTAATATGGTTAATATCTGGGAAATTTCTTTTTTAATTCTGCGGATTTCCCTGACGTTTTTTACTTTTCCGGCAGCTAAATCAAACCTAAGCTGCCTTGTTTTTCCCCTGTTGTCTCTCAAAATCTTTTGCAGCTCTTCTTTCGGTTTTTTGATTAATTCGTCAATCTTTTTCATAGTTTATCTTTGAATTATTTTCGTTTTAATGGGCAGTTTGTCTGCTGCTTTTCCGAAAGCTTCTTTGACGACTTCTTCTTTCAAACCGTCCAATTCAAAAATTATCCTGCCGGGTTTAACTGAAAAAACGTAATGATCAACGCTTCCCTTGCCTCCGCCCATGGGAACCTCTATTCCTTTTTGGGTTACTGGTTTGTCCGGAAAAATCCTGATCCAAAGCTTTCCTCCTTTTTTAAGGTATCTGAGAATGGCCCGTCTGGATGCTTCTAGCTGTCTGGCTGTAACCCAGAGAGTCTGTAAAGAAACCAATCCGAAAGAACCGAAAGACAATTTGTTTCCCCGGGTTTCTATACCTTTGGAGCGTCCCCTATGCCACTTCCTGTGTTTAACTTTTTTGGGCATTAATATGGACATGGTCTTTAATCAAATTTATCCCCTTTATATATCCAAACCTTTATACCTATTGTTCCGTAAGTGCAGAAAGCTTGGTCTTGGATAAAATCAATGTCAGCTCTTATGGTCTGGCGAGGCAGCCTGCCTTTTTGCAGCCATTCCCTCCTGGCAATTTCTGCGCCATTCAATCTTCCTTTCATCTCAATCCTGGCTCCCTTGACCTGTTTTGACAAAGAAATCTTTTCCAGAGTTTGCTTCAAAACCTTTCTGAAAGGAACTCTCTTTTCAATTTGCTGGGCAACATATTGGGCAGACAAGGCGGCTGAAGACCAAACATCCTTGATTTCCCTTATCTCAATCCTGACTTCCTTCTTGGCTTTGTTGTTCTCTAAGACCTTCATTTCCAACCCCTTTTTCATTTCTTCAATACCTGAGCCTCCCCGACCGATAATCAATCCTGGCCTGGCGCTGAAAATAATGATATTCAACTTCCCGGAAAATCTTTCAATTTCAACTTTTTCCACTCCCAGCTTGCCGATTTTCTTTTTAAGGTATTCCCTAATTTTAAAATCCTCCTCCAAATATTTGGGGAAATTCTTTTGATCAAACCATCGCGAATTCCAGTTTGCAAGATCTCTCAGCCTGTATGATTTTGGATGAACTTTGTGTGCCATATGGTTTTAAAATGCTTTTCTTCTGAAAATACGGTTTATTCCCTTTTGGCCTCTTGGCTTTTTCTCTTCAAGCTTCGGCCTGAATTTTTCCCTGTCTGACAGAGTTTTTTCGGTTTTCAAGGGTTTTTTCTCTTCTTTCACTTCTTCTGTGGCCTTTTCAACCAAAGGTTTCTTAACTTTCGCTTTTTTCTTGGTTTTGGTTTTTTCGTCAAGAACAAGAATGATGTGGGAACTTTTTTTCTGAATCTCGTAAGCCTGGCCCTTAGAACGGGCTCTCCACCTCTTGAATTTCGGCCCTTCGTCAACCATGATTTTTGAAATATATAAATTGTCAGGTTCTAACTGGAAAAGATTCTGGGCGCTGGTCACGGCCTGTTTTAAAAGTTTTGCCAAAGGCAAGGAAGATTTCTTCACAGCAAAATTAAGCAAGTTTTCTGCCTCTTTCACTGATTTTCCCCTTATCAAATCCGCTGTCAAACGAACCTTTCTGGGA
This DNA window, taken from Candidatus Paceibacterota bacterium, encodes the following:
- a CDS encoding uL15 family ribosomal protein; translated protein: MQLHELKPIGKSKKSKRVGRGGKRGTYSGKGMKGQRSRAGRRFQPAIRELIKRYPKLRGHRLGSKPKFKKPKPEILNLTDIEKKFKTGEKVSPQTLIEKGILRKISKRGINVKILAKGEISHALEFENCLVSKTAKEKIEKAGGKINA
- a CDS encoding 30S ribosomal protein S5; the encoded protein is MRDKFRRNRVERIRDEFDSKLLDLARVTRVTAGGKRLRFRAVVVVGNKQGKIGVGVSKGLDVAQAVEKATRLAKKNLIQVPIVEDTIPHESYAKFGAAQVMLKPQRKGRGLVAGGVVRVICTLAGIKNISSKILGRTGNKLNNAQAAILALRKLKVKSPKTK
- a CDS encoding 50S ribosomal protein L18 — its product is MLAKQQKRQKRHKKIRARVFGTKGKPRLCVFKSGKHIYAQLIDDEKGKTVASASDSDFKKIKEGKAKEIGKAIAKKAKDLKIEKVVFDRGGYKYHGQVKELAEGAREGGLIF
- the rplF gene encoding 50S ribosomal protein L6 codes for the protein MVELTSRVGKKPILIPQGVEVKIQGNNVSVKGPKGEISKDFRPEISIEMKEDKIFVLPKKEILEEKKIPGRKAKQVKSLWGMTRMMIENMVKGVVSDFEKKLEIEGVGFKVEMVDQEISLFVGFSEPVKIKIPEGLNVSVQKNVIAISGIKKDLVGQFASILRKVKPAEPYKGKGLKYQGEIIRRKVGKKVVTAGGK
- the rpsH gene encoding 30S ribosomal protein S8, with the translated sequence MTDPVADMLNTIKNAQAVNHPTVEVVFSNFKYEIAKLLERQGFISGIDKKGRKNRKTMEITLKYEDKIPAISGLKKVSKPGQRIYVNSTRIKRVKDGHGMAVISTSKGLMTDKEARKQKRGGEILCEIW
- a CDS encoding type Z 30S ribosomal protein S14; this encodes MATKSQIEKSKKKPKYKSRIVRRCFRCGRKRAYMRKFGLCRICFREMANQGLIPGVKKSSW
- the rplE gene encoding 50S ribosomal protein L5, producing the protein MMKITEKYKKEAIPQMMEKFGYKSTMAVPRLEKVVVNTGFGRQVVGKTNDEQKKTADFIAGDLTLICGQKAVKTYAKKAISSFKIREGMALGAKVTLRGKRMQDFLERFINIVLPRTRDFRGIPQDSVDGQGNLTVAIKEHIAFPEILPEKARNIFGLEITVATNSKTKEEGLELFKLLGFPIKK
- a CDS encoding 50S ribosomal protein L24; protein product: MKIKKGDTILVVSGKDRGKRGKILQVFPKENRLMVEGVNLRKKHKRPKKSGEKGQIITLPGVVSVSSVKLICSKCGRPTRTGYKLTTNTKGEKSKARVCKKCSQET
- the rplN gene encoding 50S ribosomal protein L14; this translates as MIQPRTKLKIIDNTGAKIIQCFHVLGGTKRHYAQIGDVIVAAVKEAEPRRIVKKHEVVRAVIVRQKKNFRRADGTYIRFDENAAVILEAKTKEPKGGRILGPIPREIREKGFEKIASLATEII
- the rpsQ gene encoding 30S ribosomal protein S17, whose protein sequence is MPKKQLIGNIISNKMQKTVVVRIERLKEHPKYKRRFRVHKNYKAHVEEGDFLPGDKVVIEECRPLSKDKKWKVVKKLAK
- the rpmC gene encoding 50S ribosomal protein L29; the encoded protein is MKKIDELIKKPKEELQKILRDNRGKTRQLRFDLAAGKVKNVREIRRIKKEISQILTILAK
- the rplP gene encoding 50S ribosomal protein L16, whose translation is MLMPKKVKHRKWHRGRSKGIETRGNKLSFGSFGLVSLQTLWVTARQLEASRRAILRYLKKGGKLWIRIFPDKPVTQKGIEVPMGGGKGSVDHYVFSVKPGRIIFELDGLKEEVVKEAFGKAADKLPIKTKIIQR
- the rpsC gene encoding 30S ribosomal protein S3, which produces MAHKVHPKSYRLRDLANWNSRWFDQKNFPKYLEEDFKIREYLKKKIGKLGVEKVEIERFSGKLNIIIFSARPGLIIGRGGSGIEEMKKGLEMKVLENNKAKKEVRIEIREIKDVWSSAALSAQYVAQQIEKRVPFRKVLKQTLEKISLSKQVKGARIEMKGRLNGAEIARREWLQKGRLPRQTIRADIDFIQDQAFCTYGTIGIKVWIYKGDKFD
- the rplV gene encoding 50S ribosomal protein L22, whose translation is MPVTAKLNYLRIAPRKVRLTADLIRGKSVKEAENLLNFAVKKSSLPLAKLLKQAVTSAQNLFQLEPDNLYISKIMVDEGPKFKRWRARSKGQAYEIQKKSSHIILVLDEKTKTKKKAKVKKPLVEKATEEVKEEKKPLKTEKTLSDREKFRPKLEEKKPRGQKGINRIFRRKAF